A region of Pseudomonas sp. Marseille-Q3773 DNA encodes the following proteins:
- the asd gene encoding aspartate-semialdehyde dehydrogenase produces MKRVGLIGWRGMVGSVLMQRMLEEQDFDLIEPVFFTTSNVGGQGPNVGKDTAPLKDAYSIEELKTLDVILTCQGGDYTNEVFPKLREAGWQGYWIDAASSLRMQDDAVIILDPVNRKVIDQQLDAGTKNYIGGNCTVSLMLMGLGGLFEAGLVEWMSAMTYQAASGAGAQNMRELIKQMGATHAAVADDLANPASAILDIDRKVAETMRSEAFPTENFGVPLAGSLIPWIDKELPNGQSREEWKAQAETNKILGRFKSPIPVDGICVRIGAMRCHSQALTIKLNKDVPLADIEGMISQHNPWVKLVPNQREISMQELTPTKVTGTLNIPVGRLRKLNMGSQYLGAFTVGDQLLWGAAEPLRRMLRILLER; encoded by the coding sequence ATGAAACGTGTAGGTCTGATCGGTTGGCGCGGTATGGTCGGTTCCGTGCTCATGCAGCGGATGCTGGAGGAGCAGGACTTCGACCTTATCGAGCCGGTGTTCTTCACCACCTCCAACGTCGGTGGCCAAGGCCCGAACGTGGGCAAGGATACTGCTCCACTCAAGGACGCTTATTCGATCGAAGAACTCAAGACCCTCGACGTGATCCTCACCTGTCAGGGCGGCGACTACACCAACGAGGTCTTCCCCAAGCTGCGTGAAGCCGGCTGGCAGGGGTACTGGATCGATGCCGCTTCGTCCCTGCGCATGCAGGATGACGCGGTAATCATCCTCGACCCGGTCAACCGCAAGGTCATCGACCAGCAACTGGACGCCGGTACCAAGAACTACATCGGCGGCAACTGCACCGTGAGCCTGATGCTGATGGGCCTGGGTGGCCTGTTCGAAGCCGGCTTGGTCGAGTGGATGAGCGCCATGACCTACCAGGCGGCGTCCGGTGCCGGCGCGCAGAACATGCGTGAGCTGATCAAGCAAATGGGCGCAACCCACGCTGCCGTGGCCGATGACCTGGCCAACCCGGCCAGCGCCATCCTCGACATCGACCGCAAGGTTGCCGAAACCATGCGCAGCGAAGCGTTCCCGACCGAGAACTTCGGCGTGCCGCTGGCCGGCAGCCTGATCCCGTGGATCGACAAGGAGCTGCCGAACGGCCAGAGCCGCGAAGAGTGGAAGGCCCAGGCCGAGACCAACAAGATTCTCGGCCGCTTCAAGAGCCCGATCCCGGTCGACGGTATCTGCGTGCGCATCGGCGCCATGCGTTGCCACAGCCAGGCGCTGACCATCAAGCTGAACAAGGACGTGCCGCTCGCCGACATCGAAGGCATGATCAGCCAGCACAACCCCTGGGTGAAGCTGGTGCCGAACCAGCGTGAAATCAGCATGCAGGAGCTGACCCCGACCAAGGTGACCGGTACCCTGAACATTCCGGTTGGCCGTTTGCGCAAACTGAACATGGGGTCGCAGTACCTCGGTGCGTTCACCGTCGGTGACCAGCTGCTGTGGGGCGCGGCCGAACCGCTGCGTCGCATGCTGCGGATCCTGCTGGAGCGTTGA
- a CDS encoding aspartate-semialdehyde dehydrogenase, producing the protein MTNPLDIAVVGATGSVGEALVQILEELAFPVGTLHLLASMESAGSSVMFAGKKLKVREVDSFDFAQAKLAFFATGAAVSRSFAGKALQAGCTVIDLSGGLDDALALVPEANAERLAGLALPARIVSPCSAAVAMAVALAPLKGLLDIERVQVMAALAVSAQGREAVTELARQTAELLNARPLEPRFFDRQVAFNLLAQVGAADEQGHTALERRLVSELRVLLGMPELKISVSCVQVPVFFGDSFSVAVQSRRPVDLGAIQQALEAADSVELVERDDYPTPVGDAVGQDVVYVGRVRHGVDEEQQLNLWLTTDNVRKGAALNAVQVAQLLIKHMP; encoded by the coding sequence ATGACAAACCCTTTGGACATCGCCGTCGTCGGCGCCACCGGCAGCGTTGGTGAAGCCCTGGTACAGATCCTCGAAGAACTGGCCTTCCCGGTCGGCACGCTGCACCTGCTGGCCAGCATGGAATCCGCCGGTAGCAGCGTGATGTTCGCCGGCAAGAAGCTGAAAGTACGCGAAGTGGACAGCTTCGACTTCGCCCAGGCCAAGCTCGCCTTCTTCGCCACCGGCGCCGCCGTCAGCCGCAGTTTTGCCGGCAAGGCGCTGCAGGCGGGTTGTACGGTTATCGACCTGTCCGGCGGCCTGGACGACGCCCTGGCCCTGGTGCCCGAAGCCAACGCCGAACGCCTGGCCGGCCTGGCGCTACCCGCGCGCATCGTCAGCCCGTGCTCGGCCGCAGTTGCCATGGCTGTGGCGCTGGCACCGCTCAAAGGCCTGCTGGATATCGAGCGAGTGCAGGTGATGGCGGCGCTGGCCGTGTCCGCACAGGGCCGCGAAGCCGTCACTGAGCTGGCCCGGCAAACCGCCGAGCTGCTCAATGCCCGGCCGCTGGAGCCACGCTTCTTCGACCGCCAGGTGGCCTTCAACCTGCTGGCCCAGGTCGGTGCCGCCGATGAACAGGGCCATACCGCGCTGGAGCGGCGCCTGGTCAGCGAATTGCGCGTGCTGCTGGGCATGCCGGAACTGAAGATTTCCGTGAGCTGTGTTCAAGTCCCGGTGTTTTTTGGCGATAGCTTCAGTGTGGCGGTGCAGAGCCGCCGCCCGGTGGACCTGGGGGCGATTCAGCAGGCGCTCGAGGCTGCTGACAGTGTCGAACTGGTGGAGCGCGATGATTATCCGACCCCGGTTGGTGACGCAGTGGGCCAAGACGTGGTCTATGTTGGTCGTGTACGGCACGGTGTTGATGAGGAGCAGCAGCTCAACCTCTGGCTGACCACCGACAATGTGCGCAAAGGTGCCGCGCTAAACGCTGTGCAAGTGGCGCAATTGTTGATTAAACACATGCCGTAA